The Lates calcarifer isolate ASB-BC8 linkage group LG6, TLL_Latcal_v3, whole genome shotgun sequence genome includes a region encoding these proteins:
- the tnnc1a gene encoding troponin C type 1a (slow) — protein MNDIYKAAVEQLTDEQKNEFKAAFDIFVQDAEDGCISTKELGKVMRMLGQNPTPEELQEMIDEVDEDGSGTVDFDEFLVMMVRCMKDDSKGKSEEELAELFRMFDKNADGYIDLDELKMMLESTGEAITEDDIEELMKDGDKNNDGKIDYDEFLEFMKGVE, from the exons ATGAACGACATCTACAAGGCAGCG gTTGAGCAGctgacagatgaacagaaaaatg AGTTCAAGGCCGCCTTTGATATCTTCGTCCAAGATGCGGAGGACGGCTGCATCAGCACCAAGGAGCTAGGGAAGGTGATGAGGATGCTGGGCCAGAACCCCACACcggaggagctgcaggagatgATTGACGAGGTGGATGAAGACG GGAGCGGCACTGTGGATTTCGATGAGTTCCTGGTCATGATGGTGAGGTGCATGAAGGATGACAGCAAGGGGAAGTCAGAGGAGGAACTGGCAGAGCTTTTCCGCATGTTTGACAA GAACGCAGATGGTTACATTGACCTGGATGAGCTGAAAATGATGCTGGAATCTACAGGGGAGGCAATTACCGAGGATGACATCGAAGAGCTGATGAAAGACGGGGACAAGAACAACGACGGCAAAATTGACTATGACG AGTTCTTGGAGTTCATGAAAGGAGTGGAGTAA